CCATTGCAAAAGCCATTGATGCCTGCAACAAAAAAGGCGGAGGACGCGTGGTGGTTCCTGCCGGAATTTGGCTTACAGGACAAATTCATTTGAAGAGTGATGTGAATTTATATTTGGAAGAAGGAGCTGTTTTGAGTTTTACCGATAATCCCGATGATTATTTACCTGCCGTAATGACTTCGTGGGAAGGACTGGAATGCTATAATTACTCTCCATTAGTGTATGCTTATCAATGTGAAAATGTGGCAATTACAGGAAAAGGAACTTTGCAACCCAAAATGGATTTTTGGAAAACATGGTTTGCCCGTCCACAAGCACATTTAGACGCCTCAAAAGAACTTTACACCAAAGCATCCACCAACGTTCCGGTGATTGAACGTCAAATGGCGGTGGGAGAAAATCATTTCCGTCCGCATTTAATTCAGTTTAACCGATGCAAAAACGTGTTGCTCGACGGTTTCAAAATCCGTGAAAGTCCGTTTTGGACAATTCATATCTATATGTGCGACAATGGAATAGCTCGTAATCTGGACGTAAGAGCGCACGGTCATAACAACGATGGCATTGACCTTGAAATGACACGGAATTTTTTGGTGGAAAACTGCATTTTTGACCAAGGCGATGATGCGGTGGTGATAAAAGCGGGTCGCAATCAGGACGCGTGGCGATTAAATACACCCACAGAAAATGTGGTCATCCGCAATTGTGAAATTATTAAAGGACACGCATTGATGGCTGTCGGAAGTGAAATGTCGAGTGGAATTCGTAATATTTATATGACAGATTGTAAGGCTACAAGCAATGTTTTGAATATGTTTTACATTAAAACCAATCATCGTCGCGGAGGTTTTATCGAAAATATTTATATGAATAATGTGGAATGCGCGTCAACAGGAAGCGTTTTAGGCATTGATACCGATGTGCTTTATCAGTGGAAAGATTTGGTTCCCACGTACGAAACACGCATTACAAAAATCAGAGGTATTTATTTGACAAATGTAAAATGTGATGTTGCAGATAATGTATACGACTTGAAAGGGGATATCAGGCAACCTATTTCAGATATAGAGATTAAAAATGTTTACGTAAAAAAGATAAAAAAATATTACAATAAAGTGTTAAACGTACTCAACTTAAAAGAAGAGAATGTAAAATACGATGAATATGTAGAAGGACAAAAATAAAAAAACAAACAATGAAAACCTTAAACAAAAAAAGTCTAACAACACTACTTTTTATAGCAATTTCAACTGTTCATTTGATTGCACAAGATATTTTTCCTGATGGAACTCAAATTCCTGAGTGGTTCAGTAAAACTGAAACCGTCAATATTAAAACGCTTGGAAAACAATATGTTATCACCAAATACGGAGTGAAAAAAGACAGTGCTTTGCTTCAAACCGAAAAAATCCAAAAAATAATTGACTTAGCTTCCAACGCTGGCGGAGGCGTAATCATTGTACCCAAAGGAACGTTTTTGACCGGCTCGCTTTTCTTCAAACCCAAAACGCATCTTTATCTTGCAGAAGGAGCTGTACTCAAAGGAAGCGACAATATCAACAATTTTCCGGTGGTTGAAACACGCATCGAAGGAGAAACCTGCAAATATTTTCCGGCAGTGATAAACGCTGATAAAGTGGACGGTTTTACACTTTCAGGGAAAGGAACCATCAACGGAAATGGATTGCGTTATTGGAAAGCGTTTTGGCTCCGTCGTGAATGGAATCCTAAATGTACCAACAAGGATGAAATGCGCCCGCGTTTGGTGTATATTTCCAACAGCAACGATGTGCAAATTTCAGGAGTTACACTCCAAAATTCTCCGTTTTGGACATCGCATTATTACAAATGTAACAACTTGAAAATTCTAAACGTTACTTTTTTCTCACCGGTAAAACCTGTAAAATCACCAAGTACCGATGCCATTGACATTGATGTTTGTTCCAATGTGTTGGTAAAAGGTTGTTATATGGAAGTCAATGACGATGCCATTGCACTCAAGGGAGGGAAAGGACCCACATCCGATAAAAATCCCAACAATGGCGGAAATTACAACATCATTATTGAAGATTGTACGTATGGTTTTTGTCACAGCGCTTTAACTTGCGGAAGCGAAAGTATTCACGACAGAAATATAATTTTACGACGATGTAAATTAAATAATCCTCAGATGCTCTTACATTTGAAAATGCGTCCGGATACTCCACAGAAGTACGAATATATCCTTATTGAAGACATTGCAGGAGAAGTAGGAAAATTCATTTCCGTTCGTCCCTGGACACAGTTTTTCGATTTGAAAGGCGAAAATCCACCGCCACCTTCGCGTTCAGGCAACGTCACGATGCGGAACATCAACTTAGACTGTGAAACTTTTTTTGACGTTGCCAAATCCGAAAAATATATACTATCCGGTTTTACTTTTGAAAACTTGAATATAAAAGCCAAAAACGACATTTTTGACCAAAGCATTATCCGAAATCTGAAATTGGAAAATGTAAAAGTAAACGATGTGGAAGTGAAATAATTTTATATTGACAATTTAATTAATGGCAAAATGAGAAAATCCATATAATTCTCACAACCTAATTCTCTCTTTTGATAAAGGGAGATGTCCGTCCCGATAGCTATTGGGAGAAGACAGAGGGTTAGAACATTAAATTTATAAACACATACTAATGAAAAACAAACATCTTTTTATCTCAATTTTTATTTTTCTGATAACCATTTCGTTATCAGCACAGGAAACAAAAAATATTCGTTTAACCGAACTTTTTAATTTTGGTTGGAAATTCCATCTGGGAGATTTGAAAGATGCCGAAAAAGCGCAGTTTGACGATGGTTCGTGGACTGAGTTGGACTTGCCTCACGATTTTCAAATTAATCAACTTTGGGATAAATCTGCATCGCCTGCCCGCGGATTTAAAAAAATGGAAACCGGCTGGTACAGAAAAACATTCAAAGCTAATCCCGAATGGAAAGGAAAGCGTGTTTTTGTTGATTTTGAGGGGATTATGCTTACCGGTGATGCTTATTTAAATGGAGAGAAAATTGGCGGAACCGATTACGGTTATCTTGGTTTTGAAAGCGACATAACAAAAAAACTCCATTTTGATGGTGAAAATGTGATGGCAGTAAGAGCCAGCACCGGAGAAAACGGAAATTCCAGATGGTACACCGGAGGCGGAATTTTTAGAGATGTACATATTTTTGTAAAAGATACGGTAGCGGTTGCGCGTCACGGTGTATTTATAACTACTTCCAATATTTTAGAACAAAATGCTGATGTAAACGTACAGGTAGAAGTAGAAGGAATTAGAGGGAAAAAATTAAATGTAGAAATTATTACTAAAATATTTTCTCCTGATGGAAAACAAGTTGGTGAAACAAAAAAATCAGCCCCTCAAAAATCTAAAAAATCTACTGATGAAGTTCTTTTGCCCGCAGTAAATATTGTCAATCCGCAACTTTGGTCTTGCGAAACGCCGAATCTTTACACCGCAAAAGTTACATTGACTTTGGATGGGGAAATCGTTGATGAAATAACGCAGAAATTCGGCATCAGAACCGTTGAATTTTCAAAAGAATTTGGTTTCAAACTCAACGGAAAAAAGGTTTTTCTCAAAGGAATTGCAAATCATCACGATTTGGGAGCTGTTGGCGCTGCTGCTTATGAAACTTCCATCGGGCGACAATTTGATTTGCTCAAATCGTTTGGTTTCAATGCTGTGCGCACATCGCATAATCCTTATTCGGAAGCATTTTTACGCCTTGCCGATGAAAAAGGAATTTTAATTGTGGATGAAATTTACGATAAATGGAGCAACAAAGATTATTGGGCAGGACGCATTCCTTGGACGGAAATTTGGTATAAAAACATCCCCGAATGGATAAAACGCGACCGCAATCATCCTTCGGTCATTTTGTGGAGTTTCGGAAACGAGTTGCAGATTGTTGATAATTGGGCGGGCTTTCCTACAAATGACTGGGGTGTAACCACTTACAAAATTCTCAAAACGCTTGCCGAACGTTATGACCCTACACGAAAAACCACCGTTGCAATGTTTCCCGCTCGTGCCGGAGCACTTACGAAAAGCGATCCTGATTTCAACATCAAAGTTGTTCCTCCTGAATTGGCTACTGTTACCGATGTTTCAAGTTTTAATTATCGCTGGATAAGTTATCCTGAATATCTGAAACAAGCTCCCGATATGATTATTTTTCAAAGTGAAGCAACAACAAATGAGCTGGGTGCGCCTTTCTATGGGATGGACAGAGAAAAAATGGTGGGACTTGCATATTGGGGCGCTATTGATTATTGGGGCGAATCAAACGGTTACCCGTGGAAAGGATGGCATTATTCTTTTTTCGACCATACATTAAAACCTTATCCGCAAGCGTATCTGATAAAAAGTATTTTTACAGATGAACCTGTTGTACACATTGGAGTAGTTGATAAGGCATCGGAAAGTATGGATTGGAACGAACAAACTATTGGTACAATGAATGTTTCAGACCATTGGGACAGAGAAGAAGGAAAAAAATACAATATTCTCACTTTTACCAATGCTGATGAAGTGGAACTTTTGATTAACGGAAAATCCGTCGGAATAAAACAGAATGATACCACCGATGTTAAAAAACGAAATATGATTTTTTGGCAAAATGTACCTTATGAAAAGGGAAAAATTACCGCTGTTGCACGTAAAAACGGAAAAGAAGTCGCTCGTCATCAATTAGAAACTACAGGAAAAGCCGTCGCATTAAAAATTGAAGCGGAAAATAATGACTTCAAAGCAAATGGAATGGATTTAAAATACGTAAGAGTATATGCCGTAGATAATAAAGGAAGGGTTGTTCCTGAAGCTGAAAATGAAATTACGTTTGATGTTTCCGGAGTGGCAAAATTAATTGCGGTAGATAACGGAGATCATAAAAGTGATGAACTTTTTGACACTAATAAACGCAAGTTAAATAGTGGTTGTGCGCTGGCTATTTTACGGGCAGGAAAAACCACCGGACAGGTTAAAATAAAAGCATCGGCACAGGGATTAAAAAGCGTGGAGAAAATATTATTTGTGAAATAGTATTCTAAATCAAATTAAAAGAATGTGAGGATTATTTCTGCGTGTTCTTTGAATAAAAAACTATTTATGTAGTGGTCGACAATGATTTTAATTCTAAACCAAGACGAAAAAACAGTAATAAATAGGGAGAAAAAATATTGGTAAAAAGTTTGTGTCACACCCAATTATGCCTAATTTCTACTATAACAGGGGAACTTGAAAAATTAAAATTCTGATTACAAGCAGATTAATGTCTTGTTTTGTGTTTCTTTCTGAAATTTCTGTCCTTTATACCTTTACGAATAGTATTCTTTTTTTTATTATAAAAAGAATACGTGAAATCCATAAGTGCAAATTAAAATTTCTTAATTGTTACACATAAATCTTATCTTGTAGAAAACGATTTTTAGAAACATTTGTTTTTTAACAAATTTATTGTTTTTCAAAAGAAAAAAATGTAAAATTATGCTATAAAACATATACTTTAAAAATATGTCAAAAAGTATAGTCATAAAATCATTTCTATCATTTCCTCCTTACAAATTATCTTTATTTTTGTGTGAAAAATTTAACTTTAATCAACTGATTCTTGAAATAAATATCTGATTGTGAGTTGATTATTTGATAATTTATCATATCGCAAAGAAAATAGTTCTTTGACATTTTGTTTATTTTAAAATGCTCCATTATTAAATCAAAAATATCTTTTACCAATCAAAATCTCGAAGATTTAATAATTTTTGCGTACTGAAATAACCAAATAAAATCTAATATGAAATTCTATGACTTATACTTTTTTATTCCCTGTAATTTGAAGTAAAAATATTATAGAATACACATTTAAAATTCTGAAAAACAATTTAATTGCTGATAATTAATTATTTATAACGATATTATCTAAAAGTATAATTATAAAGCTCTAATAATATGGTCAATAAAATTAAAATCTATTTTTTCCCTCTACTTTGTTTGTTGCTTTTTTCTGCTTGTAATAAAAGCAAGGACGAATACTATGCAGAACCAAGTTGGTTAGATAAACCCTTGTATGAAGTTTTGCAAAATGAAGGAAACTTTAAAAGTTATTTAGCTTGTATAGACCGTACACTTTATGCTCCACAATTAAAAGAGGGAGGATATTTTACACTTATGGCTCCAAATGACGAAGCCTTTAGTGCATATTTGAACGAAAAAGGATATACCTCAGTGGATGACATTCCTATCGAAGAAGTAAATAAAATAATTGCATATTCAATTATTCAATCGTATTGGTTATCAGAAAACTTAGGTGATATTTTTACAGGAACTGTTGATGACAGGTATGATATTGGAGATGGACTTAAAAAACAAACTTATTATTATGCAACAGTTTACAAAGATTCAGAATATGATAACCGCTGGGTAATAGATCAGAATTCCACTTCTACAAGTTTCAATACAACTACCAACAATTTCAAATATTATCCGGTATTTATGCAAACTTATTTTGCAAAAGCAAATCTCACAGCTATAGATTATAATACATTTTTCCCTAATACACAATATATTGGAGGACAAACTGTTGAAACGGGTATGATTGGGAATGTCTATAACGGACAAATTGTAAAACCAAATCTGAAGGCAAGAAACGGAATCGCTCACGAAGTTTCTGTGGTTGGAGTTCCGCTTGACAATATGGATAAATTTTTACGTGAAGATCAATATAATACTTTCAAATCGTTATTGGATTTCAAAGATGTTTCCGGAAGTTACGTATATAAAAATTACATTGAAGATGCTACGCAAACAGAAAAATATAAATTACTTAGACCAAACGATGCCATCGATAAAGTTTATGTAAAAAGTTATAACACCTCCGGGCTCCAACCTCTTTCTTTCTCACCCGCATTAGAGCTTATATATGATGATAATAGATCAAATTTGACCCAATCAAACGGTTATACATTATTTGTTCCAAGTAACGATGCGTTAACAAATTATATTAATAATCGTTTGCTAAAATATTATCATTCATTATCCGATCTACCTATCGAAGCTATCACTACATTAATAAACACACATATGGTGAATAGTATGATATGGCCTTCACAATTAAAAACATCACAAGTTTCAACAGGAGAATATATAAATGGTCAAGGCGCATTGGGCAATAGTTACGATAATTTTGGAGTAACCGATAAAAAATTTGCAAGTAACGGTTTTATTTATACTATTGATCACGTTATTAAAAGTAAATTATTTGAAACCATTTACTCTGGAATTTACCTAAATCCTTCCTACACAAATTTGGATGCAGTATATAGAGTATACTATAATTTATCTCTGCGTCAGGATTTAATGAAAAGTATTATCACGGGTTATCCAAATGTGAGATATACTCTTTTGATGATTTCAAATGACCAATTTGCAAATGACGGGTTCACCTATAATTCTGAAACGGCAACATTTTCCAATTCATCTCTTGTAAGTACAACTGTGTCAGAACGTATTAGAAGACTTACACGTACACATTTATTTGATGGTTGGGTGGACAACAATATCAATTCGGAAGTCAACTTCACAGATGGAATTTCTGAATATGGCGGTTATGGATTCAGAAATACAGATTATGGTGATGTTGTAAGATATAAAAATAACCAATTACAAGCCAGTGGAAATATAGAAGAGAATACATTTGTAAACATCACAAAAAATGAAACATTTGATAATGGAACGGTTTATACCATCGACAAGATGTTGCAATACTCCAAACGAGAATCAAGCCCTACAACTTCTGATGGATGGAATAGCGGAACTTTGTGGCATTATATTCAACAAACAGCGCAAGAAAATTCAAATGTGTCTATGTTTGCAGATTATGTTCAGTACGCTTTAAAAACCACAAGTACAGATGCTCTTTTAGGAATAAGTGAAGATAATTTCTATACTATTGTAATGCCTAATAACAATGCCATTATACGTGCTCAAGCTGCAAAAGACCTTCCAAGTTTAGATAGTCTTAAATTAGGTACACTTAGTCAAGAAAGAGTGGATATGTGTGTGAAATTTGTTCAAACACATTTCCTTCAAGGTTATGCATTCCCTGATGACAGATTACCTTATATGTATCCTTATAATATAAATTCTCCAAACAAAAACATAGTTTCCACAATGTATAGAATTACGAATGAACCAATGAAATTATTTAATCAACACACCAATATTGTTGTATCTAAAGATGCATCGGGAAGTTTAACCTTTACGCCCGATGATGTATATATTGACGGGAAATTGATTATAAAAGGAAATTATGGTTTACCTGTTCCAGTTCCAAGAATTATAACCGGAACCGCTAAAACAGGGAATAACGGGTATAGAAGTAACAGAATATGCGGAAGATCAATTCATCATGAATATACCAATTATTTTAAGTTCACGGTGCAAAATTGACTAAAACAAGAGAAAATATCACATTATTAAAATATAGATATTCTAACTAAAAAAGAATCATTAATAATACCTGAAAATAGATATTTCATGAAAAAAACAATTAACATTTACTGCTTTGTTCTGGGATTACTCTTATTATTCCCAATGTTGTCTTTTGCGCAGGAAAAAACATTAATAAGGGGTACTGTTATTGATAATGATGGAGAACCATTAATAAGGGCGACTATTACAGAGAGGGATAAAGACAACCGCATTTTATCAAGTGCAGTAACAGACATTGATGGTAATTTCAGTATAAATGTATTCAATCCTAACAACAGATTATCATTCAGGTATGTGGGATTTAAAGAAAAAATAGTTGTTCCCGGAAAAGAAAGAGTGTTGAATGTTTCCTTGGAAGATGCGAATATTACCACTACCAGTGAGGTTACTATCACGGCAAAAGCTCAACGTAATCTTGGGGGATTGGCAATTGATGACAGAGATTTGTCAATGGCAATGTCAAAAATCAATGCAGAAGAGTTGGAAGGATTACATACCTCATCTATTGATGATGCTTTACAAGGACGTATGTCTGGGGTAGATATTGTAGGAACCACAGGAAATCCCGGTGCCGGAATGTCAATTCGTGTTCGTGGTCTTACTTCAATGAATGGAAATAATCAACCATTAATAGTAGTAGATGGAGTACCCATTGAAACAACTGTAGGTGCAACAGGAGCTAATTTTGACTTAGCAAATGCAACCGAAGAAGAATTTTCACAAATGTTAAATATCCCTCCTTCAGATATTCAAGAAGTAGTAGTTTTGAAAGATGCAGCGGCTTCTGCTATTTACGGTTCACGAGGAGCGAATGGGGTTTTATTGATTACAACAAAAAGAGGTTCAATAAGTCCTCCAAAAATTAGCGTTCAGAGCACATTTACATTAAATACTCCTCGCGAAAGAATACCAACACTTTCAGGATATCAATACGTAACTATGGTAAATGAAGCAATGTTCAATGCCGGAAAAGTTTTGAGCACAACAGAATATCCTGAATTTGCTTACGATCCAAACAATCCAGAATATTATTACAATTATTCAAACAATACCGATTGGGTTGAAGCTATAACAAAAAATGGCTTTGCCCAAGATTATAATATATCTCTCACAGGTGGTAGCCGAAAAGTGAGATATTATTTTTCTTCAGGATATTGGGATGAGACAGGAACAACTATTGGTACCGGATATCAACGTTTGAACACACGTGCTAATTTAAATTATACCGTGTCTGATAAATTACGTTTCCAAGCAGATATTGCTTATACTCATTCTAATAAGCAAATGAATTTTATTCCCGAAGCATCAAATTACACAAGTGGGGACTTGGCAAGTAAAGCATATGTGAAAATGCCAAATCAAAGCATATACTATTATAATATTTATGGAGAGCAAACATCACTATATTATACCCCTTATACAAACGTACAAGGAACTTATCCAAGTGTGTATAATCCGGTGGCAATGGCAAATGATAGTAAAAATACAATTACCAGTGATAATGTAAAACCCAATTTTGTTTTGACTTACGATTTTACGAACGCTTGGCAGTTTTCTTTTAATGTTAGTTTTGAAATAGCCAATAATAAAACAAAACAATATTTGCCTCAAACTGCAACAGGATTATTGTGGAACAATAGTTCAACTAACTGGGCTTTAGATGGAGATGACGATACGTTTACTATGCAAACTTTTAGTAAGTTAAGATGGATTCCAAAATTTAAGAATGATAACATACACAGATTCATAGCATTACTTGGCTATAATACGTATGATACAAGAGGAAATAGTTATTACGAAGCGACCTCTAATTTACCCTCAACTTTCTTACAAGATCCCTCCATTTCATCTCGAGTTTATCCTTCAGGTTCATTAAAAGCCGGATTTTCTCAAAGGCGTACTCTGTCGCTATATGCCAATGCCAATTATACTTTATTAGACAGATATATTATTTACGGTAGTATACGTATGGATGGAGATTCCCGATTTGGGAAAAATTACCGATATGGAATTTTTCCGGCAATATCAGGGAGATACAGAATATCGGGAGAACCATTTATGAAGGAAATAAAATGGATAGATGATTTGTCTGTCAGGGCATCTTGGGGTGTTAATGGCAATCCCCCAAGCAATGATTATATTTATTATGGAAGATACGATAACTATGATTGGTATTATTTGGGAAATGCAGCAACATATCCTACATCTTTTTCTTTGGATAATCTACATTGGGAAGTAACCACCCAAAAAAACATAGGATTGAACCTTATTTGTTTTGATGAGCGTGTAAATATGGAATTTGAATACTATATAAAAAGAACCGATGATAATATCCCGGATAAAGGGATTTCAATCCCTACTTCTTCCGGATTTTCAAGTGCCATACTCAACTCCAATACAATAGAAAACATAGGATGGGAATTAAATGTGATGACCACACCCATAAGGAATAAAGACTGGAAAGTGGATTTAAGTTTTAATGTGGCACGTTCACAAAATTTTGTAAGAGAACTAGCTCCGTATTCAACTACGGAAAGTGGCGATTGGCAATATAATGGTCAATATCTCACCCGTACTGAATTAAATCAACCTTACGGCTCTTTCTACGGATTTTTATATGACGGAGTTTATTTGAACAAAGACCAAACTATTGCTAGAGATAAGGATGGAAATAAAATATATACGATGGGTGATAATGGAGAGTTGGAACCCGTATATATGAAATTTGGTTATCCTACTATTGGTTATGAATTCCAACCTGGTGACGCTCGTTACGTAGATATTAATCACGATGGAAATATTAATTTGCAAGACGTTGTTTATCTTGGTGACTATAATCCGCTTTTCTTTGGAGGTTTCGGACCGACTATAAGATATAAAAACTTTTCGATAAACAGTTGGTTTGTATATCGTTATGGTAACGATATTATGAATATGACCAGAATGACAATGGAAAACATGTATGGTTTCAATAACCAAAGCACCTCGGTTTTAAAACGTTTTACACACGAATATGAAGTTGGTTCTGAGTCGGAAGCTCCTGTCGATTTATTGCCACGTGCGCTTTATTCAAAAGGTTACAACTGGCTGGGGTCGAGTCGTTTCATAGAAAAAGGGTCATTTATAAGATGGAAAACTGCTACTTTACGATATAATATGCCTAAGAGAGTAGTAAAAACAATTGGAATAAGCGATATGAACGTATGGTTTACAATGCAAAATATTTACGTTTTGACAAATTACACAGGTCAAGATCCTGAAGTGTCTATTTCCGGAAGCACACCGGGACAAGATGCTTCACGTTCTCCCAGACCATATCAATTTACTTTTGGATTTAAATTCGGATTATAAAAAATCAATGAAAAACATGAAATTATATACAATTATGAAATTTAAATTGTTTATAGGAATTAGCATCATTCTTTTTTCAGGTCTTTCTGCTTGCTCTGATTATCTGAATCTGGAGCCACAAGATGGTGTAATAACTGAAGAATTCTGGCAAAATAAAGAAGAAGTAAAAGATGCAGTAATGGGATGTTATGCCGGAATGATGTCTTATTCCAATATGGAAAGGTTTATTTGGTGGGGTGAGTTGAGGGCCGATTTAATAAAACCACGTACAACAGGTTCGTTGTTTACACAAATGGACAATTTCCAAAACGGAGATATTACTTCTACCATGAGTTATTGCTCTTGGGCAGATGCTTATAAAGT
The genomic region above belongs to uncultured Paludibacter sp. and contains:
- a CDS encoding TonB-dependent receptor; the protein is MKKTINIYCFVLGLLLLFPMLSFAQEKTLIRGTVIDNDGEPLIRATITERDKDNRILSSAVTDIDGNFSINVFNPNNRLSFRYVGFKEKIVVPGKERVLNVSLEDANITTTSEVTITAKAQRNLGGLAIDDRDLSMAMSKINAEELEGLHTSSIDDALQGRMSGVDIVGTTGNPGAGMSIRVRGLTSMNGNNQPLIVVDGVPIETTVGATGANFDLANATEEEFSQMLNIPPSDIQEVVVLKDAAASAIYGSRGANGVLLITTKRGSISPPKISVQSTFTLNTPRERIPTLSGYQYVTMVNEAMFNAGKVLSTTEYPEFAYDPNNPEYYYNYSNNTDWVEAITKNGFAQDYNISLTGGSRKVRYYFSSGYWDETGTTIGTGYQRLNTRANLNYTVSDKLRFQADIAYTHSNKQMNFIPEASNYTSGDLASKAYVKMPNQSIYYYNIYGEQTSLYYTPYTNVQGTYPSVYNPVAMANDSKNTITSDNVKPNFVLTYDFTNAWQFSFNVSFEIANNKTKQYLPQTATGLLWNNSSTNWALDGDDDTFTMQTFSKLRWIPKFKNDNIHRFIALLGYNTYDTRGNSYYEATSNLPSTFLQDPSISSRVYPSGSLKAGFSQRRTLSLYANANYTLLDRYIIYGSIRMDGDSRFGKNYRYGIFPAISGRYRISGEPFMKEIKWIDDLSVRASWGVNGNPPSNDYIYYGRYDNYDWYYLGNAATYPTSFSLDNLHWEVTTQKNIGLNLICFDERVNMEFEYYIKRTDDNIPDKGISIPTSSGFSSAILNSNTIENIGWELNVMTTPIRNKDWKVDLSFNVARSQNFVRELAPYSTTESGDWQYNGQYLTRTELNQPYGSFYGFLYDGVYLNKDQTIARDKDGNKIYTMGDNGELEPVYMKFGYPTIGYEFQPGDARYVDINHDGNINLQDVVYLGDYNPLFFGGFGPTIRYKNFSINSWFVYRYGNDIMNMTRMTMENMYGFNNQSTSVLKRFTHEYEVGSESEAPVDLLPRALYSKGYNWLGSSRFIEKGSFIRWKTATLRYNMPKRVVKTIGISDMNVWFTMQNIYVLTNYTGQDPEVSISGSTPGQDASRSPRPYQFTFGFKFGL